A single region of the Lagopus muta isolate bLagMut1 chromosome 24, bLagMut1 primary, whole genome shotgun sequence genome encodes:
- the APOBEC2 gene encoding C->U-editing enzyme APOBEC-2 yields MAEKQEEPSNTQNGEPDNAEEGEGKKKKKVKREDLPPFEIVTGERLPAIFFKFQFRNVEYSSGRNKTFLCYVVETQGKESTTSRGYLEDEHAASHAEIAFFNTILPKCESSLRYNITWYVSSSPCVACADRISETLRKNKNLRLTIMVGRLFMWEEPDMQAALKKMKSAGCKLRIMKPQDFEYVWQNFVEQEEGEEAKAFVPWEDIQENFQYYEEKLAEILQ; encoded by the exons ATGgcagaaaagcaggaggagCCCAGCAACACCCAGAATGGTGAACCCGACAACGCAGAGGAGGGCgaggggaagaagaagaagaaggtgAAGAGGGAAGACCTGCCTCCGTTTGAGATCGTGACAGG GGAACGCCTCCCAGCCATATTTTTCAAGTTCCAGTTCAGGAACGTGGAATACAGCTCAGGCAGGAACAAAACCTTCCTGTGTTACGTTGTAGAGACCCAAGGCAAAGAGTCGACGACTTCCCGGGGTTACCTGGAAGATGAGCACGCAGCCTCCCATGCAGAAATCGCTTTCTTTAACACCATTTTGCCAAAGTGTGAATCGAGCCTCCGCTACAACATCACCTGGTACGTCTCCTCCAGCCCCTGCGTGGCCTGCGCCGATCGGATCAGCGAGACCCTGAGGAAGAACAAGAACCTGCGCCTGACCATCATGGTGGGACGCCTCTTCATGTGGGAGGAGCCAGACATGCAGGCTGccctgaaaaaaatgaagtctgcTGGCTGCAAGCTGAGGATCATGAAGCCTCAAGACTTTGAGTACGTCTGGCAGAACTTTGTGGAACaggaagaaggagaggaagcaaAGGCTTTCGTGCCATGGGAGGACATTCAAGAGAACTTCCAGTACTACGAGGAGAAGTTGGCTGAGATTCTGCAGTGA
- the OARD1 gene encoding ADP-ribose glycohydrolase OARD1 isoform X2, producing the protein MATHGPEQGEWMKCVKGDLFSCPPTDALAHCISEDCRMGAGIAVLFKKKFGGVEELLGQQKKTGEVAVLQRDDRYIYYLITKKKVSHKPTYEDMRKSLEAMKTHCLNNGVTDISMPKIGCGLDGLDWDKVSAILGEVFENTDIKITVYTL; encoded by the exons ATGGCCACCCACGGCCCGGAGCAGGGCGAGTGG ATGAAGTGTGTTAAGGGAGACCTGTTTTCCTGCCCCCCGACGGACGCGTTGGCTCATTGCATCAGTGAGGACTGTCGCATGGGTGCAGGGATAGCtgttctttttaagaaaaagtttGGAGGCGTCGAAGAACTGTTAGGGCAAC AAAAGAAGACTGGGGAGGTGGCAGTTCTCCAACGAGATGACCGGTATATTTACTACCTG ATTACGAAGAAGAAAGTTTCTCACAAACCAACATACGAGGACATGCGGAAGAGTTTAGAAGCCATGAAAACTCACTGTCTAAACAATGGAGTTACTGATATTTCCATGCCTAA aattgGGTGTGGACTGGACGGCCTGGATTGGGATAAAGTTTCAGCAATACTTGGGGAAGTGTTCGAAAACACAGATATAAAGATCACTGTTTATACTCTCTGA
- the OARD1 gene encoding ADP-ribose glycohydrolase OARD1 isoform X3 translates to MKCVKGDLFSCPPTDALAHCISEDCRMGAGIAVLFKKKFGGVEELLGQQKKTGEVAVLQRDDRYIYYLITKKKVSHKPTYEDMRKSLEAMKTHCLNNGVTDISMPKIGCGLDGLDWDKVSAILGEVFENTDIKITVYTL, encoded by the exons ATGAAGTGTGTTAAGGGAGACCTGTTTTCCTGCCCCCCGACGGACGCGTTGGCTCATTGCATCAGTGAGGACTGTCGCATGGGTGCAGGGATAGCtgttctttttaagaaaaagtttGGAGGCGTCGAAGAACTGTTAGGGCAAC AAAAGAAGACTGGGGAGGTGGCAGTTCTCCAACGAGATGACCGGTATATTTACTACCTG ATTACGAAGAAGAAAGTTTCTCACAAACCAACATACGAGGACATGCGGAAGAGTTTAGAAGCCATGAAAACTCACTGTCTAAACAATGGAGTTACTGATATTTCCATGCCTAA aattgGGTGTGGACTGGACGGCCTGGATTGGGATAAAGTTTCAGCAATACTTGGGGAAGTGTTCGAAAACACAGATATAAAGATCACTGTTTATACTCTCTGA
- the OARD1 gene encoding ADP-ribose glycohydrolase OARD1 isoform X1, producing the protein MWAVLGRLATLAALPVRARQSVLHVVPAATEAFTAARLAMATHGPEQGEWMKCVKGDLFSCPPTDALAHCISEDCRMGAGIAVLFKKKFGGVEELLGQQKKTGEVAVLQRDDRYIYYLITKKKVSHKPTYEDMRKSLEAMKTHCLNNGVTDISMPKIGCGLDGLDWDKVSAILGEVFENTDIKITVYTL; encoded by the exons atgtgggctgtgctgggcaggctCGCTACACTCGCAGCGTTGCCGGTCCGGGCCCGGCAGTCCGTTCTTCACGTCGTGCCCGCGG CCACTGAAGCCTTCACCGCAGCCCGCCTTGCCATGGCCACCCACGGCCCGGAGCAGGGCGAGTGG ATGAAGTGTGTTAAGGGAGACCTGTTTTCCTGCCCCCCGACGGACGCGTTGGCTCATTGCATCAGTGAGGACTGTCGCATGGGTGCAGGGATAGCtgttctttttaagaaaaagtttGGAGGCGTCGAAGAACTGTTAGGGCAAC AAAAGAAGACTGGGGAGGTGGCAGTTCTCCAACGAGATGACCGGTATATTTACTACCTG ATTACGAAGAAGAAAGTTTCTCACAAACCAACATACGAGGACATGCGGAAGAGTTTAGAAGCCATGAAAACTCACTGTCTAAACAATGGAGTTACTGATATTTCCATGCCTAA aattgGGTGTGGACTGGACGGCCTGGATTGGGATAAAGTTTCAGCAATACTTGGGGAAGTGTTCGAAAACACAGATATAAAGATCACTGTTTATACTCTCTGA